A genomic region of Bernardetia sp. ABR2-2B contains the following coding sequences:
- a CDS encoding WG repeat-containing protein: MKLLFFISALLLTLSTSFAQDSLLYPAIKNGKHGFIDKTGTFIIEPQYDQASYFKENGNGLATVEQNGKYGFINKNNEVIIPIVYDYLHSSNEEYYLPVINDSCYYLFDKKGKIIDSYCLENKPEQCCAGGYYIYNKWVAKELEDGFHEIFHLDSTDKVKKTTIKGHVNPLKNSYFIHSKGKIYIFNYRGDYIIDAKPEEISSPNENFDTLLIYKTEDALYNLNETDSPSYSIRASKYLYIDKDGNVTEEISSEILSYDNQGFEQIGKERYALCTYKLMSEFMGVVIPEPALINDKNEIILKSTTANSYILYYHRVHIIPNQKLITLKYSDFNIYSIINFEGEIILKGSFKGVESILSEKYIAVSENGKWKVFDVVKRKFIDKEYDYISPFYGELAAIKQIDETTNKKKMGYINRNFEVVYMEE, translated from the coding sequence ATGAAACTACTATTTTTTATTTCTGCTCTTCTACTAACACTTTCTACTTCATTTGCTCAAGATAGCCTGTTATATCCAGCCATAAAAAATGGAAAACATGGTTTTATAGATAAAACAGGAACATTTATTATTGAACCTCAATATGATCAAGCTTCTTATTTCAAAGAGAATGGAAATGGACTAGCTACCGTTGAACAAAATGGTAAATATGGATTCATAAATAAAAATAATGAAGTCATTATTCCAATAGTATATGATTATCTTCACTCTTCTAATGAAGAATATTATTTGCCTGTTATCAACGATTCCTGCTATTACCTTTTTGATAAAAAGGGTAAAATTATTGACAGTTACTGTTTAGAAAACAAACCAGAACAGTGTTGTGCTGGAGGATATTATATATATAATAAATGGGTGGCTAAAGAATTAGAAGATGGATTCCATGAAATTTTTCATCTTGATTCTACCGATAAAGTAAAAAAAACGACAATAAAAGGTCATGTTAATCCATTGAAAAACAGCTACTTTATTCATTCAAAAGGCAAAATTTATATATTCAATTATAGAGGTGATTATATAATAGATGCTAAACCAGAAGAAATCAGTTCTCCTAACGAAAATTTTGATACCCTTCTTATCTATAAAACAGAGGATGCTTTATACAACCTCAATGAAACTGATAGTCCTTCTTATAGCATAAGAGCTAGTAAATATCTTTATATAGATAAAGATGGAAATGTAACAGAAGAAATCTCAAGTGAAATATTATCATATGATAATCAAGGATTTGAACAAATTGGTAAAGAACGATATGCTCTCTGTACATACAAACTTATGTCCGAATTTATGGGGGTAGTAATACCAGAACCAGCTTTAATAAATGATAAAAATGAAATTATACTCAAATCTACTACTGCTAACAGTTACATTCTTTATTATCACAGAGTTCATATTATTCCTAACCAAAAGTTAATTACTTTAAAATATTCAGATTTCAACATCTATTCTATCATTAATTTCGAAGGAGAAATAATTTTGAAAGGAAGTTTTAAAGGTGTTGAGAGTATTCTATCCGAAAAATATATTGCTGTATCAGAAAATGGTAAGTGGAAAGTTTTTGATGTTGTAAAAAGAAAGTTTATTGATAAAGAGTATGATTATATTTCTCCTTTTTATGGAGAATTAGCAGCCATTAAACAAATAGATGAAACCACAAATAAAAAGAAAATGGGGTATATTAATCGTAATTTTGAAGTTGTTTATATGGAAGAGTAG
- a CDS encoding T9SS type A sorting domain-containing protein: MKTIKFYFFLVIIYICYVSSVFSQNISLTATTGTPTAGYVDFTAAFNAINAGTHGGIVTLTVNNGFNENGATLNAPPAVGTPYTSVRIQVNLLLFTDAIVRGNGNNPILIFDGAKNVTIDGGVAGTRRLVIVNTKNTGSTTNAIALQISNDAQNIDIQNTKFASGVQAISRGTISFISGSIADLHTVLIRDCEIYDANSTTVGGGFPSRAIVAVNGGNRNIRNVNIATNLIYNYHSSSNAVGYANSDGATGIFLFDDAHSWTIENNRIFQNATRSYNYNTTTSAVRLGTGYGHIIQNNTIGYGSSFSTGNYTISSTTRELRFVGIWLYNQSTTDSTNITGNTIRNFDFTTDSNKNGEISSNPRGVWCGITVSNPTNETTAQTGRIGINNNTIGDPIDNTAPYSIQTNNFQSGGEVVGVYVTHQGNYMSIDNNTLASVATFTNNNSHTSYIFGIDARGNGDKNIRGNILQYLYAGNTSDNNNSGSHVDAMLVFGSGTHSIANNNFLDITSHGTGSFYVSGVLYALQGRNIILGNQIRNIESKGRGITSTDPTFAYGFAGRSATLFGMRVAGTGEQIVGVNIISNLRGNIRANVAAADLGVAAIGLGDNNTVGRAFGNRIYDIQLNQGIATSLSTSGVAGMVVNNAVSQWDVYNNMVSLAPPNNVAVLGIASDGVNNVSRFLFNSVYIGGGTASGSEASGCLYRASNSTITMRNNLLFNERIAGGVANFCLLFRSNGGSITNDYNTYLPRSTTSMVALLQAGGTPAAGDFCPNLAALKAKNVNFDRFSWSHQQASTPTATDLFVNPTLGDLHINTTNQAAWYSSGKGEQNALAFEDIDRDSRSTTVFTGTTDIGADEFDLDRDANPAPQAVQTGTIGAGNTTTYTWADKKIGEITWGAGGTLPTSMNFRYFSGETPPSSNFLNAEFQDGFWLVEPQTGSFSGTDYTVQFDFGPHETGTVAAPSANIILTKRDGGWEFYNHSNTLTPLRSTRDYVSSPKTMTVPGLTTFSDFTLTSEVFPLPVEWLSFDGKLINNKEIKLDWSTISETNHSHFEVERMNTSTKEFMKLGSIYEPNSKDNFKKKYNFVDNEPQVGNNYYRIKQIDEGNIDYSYSNIVEVSYEISAETIFISPNPVSKNRIQVNIPQLESNQGAYLEVYDAIGRKYLSKELVDTKTDIILPQLRKGIYIIVIQMNQKRVSRKIIVE; this comes from the coding sequence ATGAAAACCATAAAATTTTACTTTTTTTTAGTCATTATATATATATGTTATGTAAGCAGCGTTTTTTCTCAAAATATTTCCTTGACTGCCACTACTGGAACTCCAACTGCTGGATATGTAGATTTTACTGCTGCCTTTAATGCCATTAATGCAGGAACTCACGGAGGTATAGTTACCTTAACAGTAAATAATGGATTCAATGAAAACGGAGCAACTCTAAATGCTCCTCCAGCTGTGGGAACGCCTTATACAAGCGTACGTATTCAAGTGAATTTACTATTATTTACAGATGCAATAGTGCGAGGGAATGGAAATAATCCTATCTTGATTTTTGACGGAGCAAAAAATGTAACTATTGACGGAGGTGTAGCAGGAACTAGGCGTTTAGTAATAGTAAACACTAAAAATACGGGTTCTACAACCAACGCCATTGCTTTACAAATAAGTAATGATGCACAAAATATAGATATTCAGAATACTAAATTTGCATCTGGAGTACAGGCTATTTCAAGAGGAACTATCTCATTTATTTCTGGAAGTATAGCAGATTTACATACTGTCTTGATTAGAGACTGTGAAATTTATGATGCTAATAGCACAACTGTAGGAGGAGGTTTTCCTTCAAGAGCTATTGTAGCAGTAAATGGTGGAAACAGAAATATAAGAAATGTAAATATTGCTACTAATCTTATTTATAATTATCATTCTTCATCAAATGCTGTAGGGTATGCCAATTCAGATGGTGCGACAGGTATTTTTTTATTTGATGATGCTCACTCTTGGACAATAGAAAATAATCGTATTTTTCAGAATGCTACACGCTCTTATAATTATAATACTACAACATCTGCTGTTCGTTTAGGAACAGGTTATGGACATATTATACAAAATAATACTATTGGTTATGGTAGTTCTTTTTCTACTGGAAACTATACAATATCTTCTACTACTCGTGAGTTACGTTTTGTAGGAATTTGGTTATATAATCAATCTACAACAGATTCTACAAATATTACAGGAAATACGATTCGTAATTTTGATTTTACTACTGATAGCAATAAAAATGGAGAAATTAGTTCAAATCCGAGAGGTGTTTGGTGTGGCATTACAGTTAGTAACCCAACAAATGAAACAACTGCACAAACTGGTAGAATAGGAATAAATAATAATACAATAGGCGACCCAATAGATAATACTGCACCTTATTCTATCCAAACAAATAACTTTCAAAGTGGAGGTGAAGTTGTAGGAGTTTATGTTACGCATCAAGGAAATTATATGAGCATTGATAATAACACCTTGGCAAGTGTGGCTACTTTTACAAACAACAATAGTCATACGTCCTATATTTTCGGAATTGATGCAAGAGGCAATGGAGATAAAAATATAAGGGGAAATATATTACAATATTTATACGCAGGAAATACAAGTGATAATAATAACAGTGGCTCACATGTAGATGCTATGTTGGTTTTTGGTAGTGGTACACACTCTATAGCTAACAATAATTTTTTGGATATAACCTCACATGGAACAGGTAGTTTTTATGTAAGTGGAGTGCTGTATGCTCTACAAGGAAGGAATATTATTCTAGGAAATCAAATCCGAAATATTGAATCAAAAGGAAGAGGAATTACATCAACAGACCCAACATTTGCTTATGGTTTTGCAGGGCGTTCGGCTACCTTATTTGGTATGCGTGTAGCAGGTACTGGAGAGCAAATAGTTGGCGTAAATATTATTTCAAATCTACGTGGAAATATTAGAGCAAATGTAGCAGCAGCAGACTTAGGAGTTGCCGCCATAGGCTTGGGAGATAATAATACAGTAGGAAGAGCCTTCGGAAATAGAATTTATGATATTCAGCTCAATCAAGGTATTGCTACTTCCCTAAGTACAAGTGGAGTAGCTGGAATGGTTGTAAATAATGCTGTTAGTCAGTGGGATGTCTATAATAATATGGTTTCATTAGCTCCTCCAAATAATGTAGCCGTTTTAGGTATTGCTAGTGATGGAGTAAATAATGTATCACGATTTTTATTCAATAGTGTTTATATTGGTGGTGGAACAGCTAGTGGTTCGGAAGCTTCTGGTTGTTTGTATCGTGCAAGTAATAGCACGATTACGATGCGTAATAATTTGCTTTTTAATGAACGTATAGCAGGTGGAGTGGCAAACTTTTGTTTGCTTTTTCGTTCGAACGGAGGAAGCATAACTAACGATTACAATACCTACCTACCAAGAAGCACAACAAGTATGGTGGCTTTACTTCAAGCAGGAGGTACTCCAGCAGCAGGAGATTTTTGTCCTAATTTAGCAGCCTTAAAAGCCAAAAATGTAAATTTTGATAGATTTAGTTGGTCGCACCAACAAGCAAGTACACCAACAGCTACTGATTTATTTGTAAATCCAACACTAGGAGATTTACATATTAACACAACAAATCAAGCAGCTTGGTATTCTAGTGGAAAAGGAGAACAAAATGCACTAGCTTTTGAAGATATAGATAGAGACAGTCGTTCGACGACTGTTTTTACAGGAACAACAGATATTGGCGCAGATGAATTTGACCTTGATAGAGATGCAAACCCAGCTCCACAAGCAGTACAGACAGGAACAATAGGCGCAGGAAATACAACAACTTACACTTGGGCAGACAAAAAAATAGGAGAGATAACATGGGGAGCAGGTGGAACACTACCAACTTCTATGAATTTTCGTTATTTTTCTGGTGAAACTCCTCCTAGCTCAAATTTCTTGAATGCAGAATTTCAAGATGGTTTTTGGCTCGTAGAACCACAAACAGGCTCTTTTAGTGGAACTGATTATACCGTACAATTTGATTTTGGTCCTCATGAAACAGGCACGGTAGCTGCTCCTTCTGCTAATATTATTCTGACAAAAAGAGATGGAGGTTGGGAGTTTTATAATCATTCTAATACACTTACGCCTTTGCGTTCTACTCGTGATTATGTAAGTTCTCCAAAAACGATGACCGTACCAGGACTAACTACTTTCTCTGACTTTACACTTACATCAGAGGTATTTCCTCTGCCTGTTGAGTGGCTTTCTTTTGATGGAAAATTAATAAATAATAAAGAAATAAAACTAGATTGGAGTACAATATCTGAAACAAATCATAGTCATTTTGAAGTAGAAAGAATGAATACTTCTACTAAAGAATTTATGAAGCTAGGAAGCATTTATGAGCCAAATTCAAAAGATAACTTTAAGAAGAAATATAATTTTGTAGATAACGAGCCACAAGTAGGGAATAATTATTATCGCATTAAGCAGATAGATGAAGGTAATATTGATTATTCTTACTCAAATATTGTGGAGGTAAGTTATGAAATTTCTGCTGAAACTATTTTTATCTCACCTAATCCAGTTTCTAAAAATAGAATACAAGTAAATATTCCTCAATTAGAGAGCAATCAAGGAGCTTATTTAGAGGTTTATGATGCAATAGGTAGAAAATATCTTTCTAAAGAGTTAGTTGATACAAAAACAGATATTATACTTCCTCAACTACGAAAAGGTATTTATATAATAGTTATTCAAATGAATCAAAAGCGAGTTAGCAGAAAAATAATAGTAGAGTAA
- the uvrA gene encoding excinuclease ABC subunit UvrA yields MASATPQKTKSKTTKQTKSKTEQTKTVVDSIHSNGNHPNTTDFIEIFGAREHNLKDIDISFPREQLIVITGISGSGKSSLAFDTIYAEGQRRYMESFSAYARSFLGNLERPDVDKINGLSPVISIEQKTTSKNPRSTVGTTTEIYDFMRLLYARAGIAYSYNTGERMIRQTEEQISEIIFEEYKDKKLVLLAPVVKGRKGHYRELFVQLRKSGYTKVRIDGEIMDLVPKMQTDRYKTHDIEVVIDRIIVSRDDEKRIMASLKTAMKVGNGIVMVQEHDNDNKNKEARFFSRFLMCPTTGIAYDEPAPNIFSFNSPYGMCQTCNGLGKIEQLTEESIIPDETISISRGAIAPLGEYRDTYFFKKLAAFMKSQKVNITTVWKDIDKKIQKKILYGSKEIVKVKAKSSDRTWNSEFEGVIDYLETYQLDSGKSKKQSNLRDYLTVKICPTCEGARLKKESLYFKIAEKNISELAQKDIGQLGEFFEDIESRLEDRQNIIAAEILKEIRKRIGFLLDVGLDYLTLDRPVRTLSGGEAQRIRLATQIGTQLVGVLYILDEPSIGLHSRDNVKLIKALQDLRDLGNTVIVVEHDKDMMLAADYLIDIGPGAGRHGGRVVEAGTPTEFLKGDSTTAQYLNEQKKIEVPTERRKGNDKELILKGATGNNLRNVTAHFPLGKMICVTGVSGSGKSTLIHDTLYPILNKHIYRGVKTPLDYKEIEGLKNIDKVIEVDQSPIGRTPRSNPATYTGVFTDIRALFTQLPEAKVRGYKPGRFSFNVKGGRCEECEGAGRKLIEMDFLPDVHVECPMCKGKRYNRETLEIRFKGKSIADVLEMSVEEASEFFANQPNILRRIKTLNDVGLGYITLGQHATTLSGGEAQRVKLSSELSKKDTGKTFYILDEPTTGLHFKDVQFLLDVLNKLVGKGNTVLVIEHNLDVIKMADWIIDLGMEGGAAGGQILVEGTPEKVAKNKKSYTAKFLREELK; encoded by the coding sequence ATGGCATCAGCTACTCCCCAAAAAACCAAAAGTAAGACAACAAAGCAAACGAAAAGCAAAACAGAACAAACTAAAACAGTTGTAGATTCTATTCATTCGAATGGAAATCATCCCAACACAACTGATTTTATAGAAATTTTTGGAGCGAGAGAGCATAATTTGAAAGATATTGATATTTCTTTTCCTCGTGAGCAGCTTATCGTCATTACTGGGATTAGTGGAAGTGGAAAGTCATCGCTTGCCTTTGATACCATTTATGCAGAAGGGCAGCGTCGTTATATGGAGAGTTTTTCGGCGTATGCACGTTCTTTTTTGGGAAATTTGGAGCGTCCAGATGTAGATAAAATCAATGGTCTTAGTCCAGTTATTAGTATCGAACAAAAAACGACTTCTAAAAATCCACGCTCAACAGTTGGAACGACGACAGAAATTTACGATTTTATGCGTCTTTTGTATGCTCGTGCAGGTATTGCTTATTCGTATAATACGGGCGAAAGAATGATTCGCCAAACAGAAGAACAGATTTCAGAGATAATTTTTGAAGAGTATAAAGATAAAAAATTGGTACTTCTTGCGCCAGTTGTAAAAGGACGTAAAGGACATTATAGAGAGCTTTTTGTACAACTTCGCAAAAGTGGTTATACAAAAGTCAGAATTGATGGGGAGATAATGGATTTAGTTCCAAAGATGCAAACCGACCGTTACAAAACGCACGATATTGAGGTTGTCATTGATAGAATAATCGTTTCAAGAGATGATGAAAAGCGTATTATGGCATCTTTGAAAACAGCTATGAAGGTCGGAAACGGAATTGTGATGGTACAAGAACATGACAACGATAATAAAAATAAGGAAGCTCGTTTTTTCTCTCGTTTTTTGATGTGTCCCACTACAGGAATTGCGTACGATGAACCAGCACCAAATATTTTTTCGTTTAATTCGCCTTACGGAATGTGTCAGACCTGTAATGGTTTGGGCAAAATAGAACAGCTTACCGAAGAATCTATTATTCCAGATGAAACTATCAGTATTAGTCGTGGAGCGATTGCGCCCTTAGGAGAATACCGTGATACGTATTTTTTTAAAAAATTAGCTGCCTTTATGAAAAGTCAAAAGGTAAATATTACGACAGTTTGGAAAGATATTGATAAGAAAATTCAGAAAAAAATTCTTTATGGTTCAAAAGAAATTGTAAAAGTAAAAGCCAAATCTTCTGACCGTACTTGGAATAGCGAATTTGAAGGTGTGATTGATTATTTGGAAACCTATCAGCTAGATAGTGGAAAATCCAAAAAACAATCTAATTTACGTGATTATCTGACTGTAAAAATTTGTCCAACTTGTGAAGGAGCAAGACTAAAAAAAGAATCATTATATTTCAAGATTGCAGAAAAAAATATCTCAGAATTAGCACAAAAAGATATTGGTCAGTTAGGAGAATTTTTTGAAGATATTGAAAGCCGTTTAGAGGATAGACAAAATATTATTGCTGCCGAAATTTTGAAAGAAATTAGAAAAAGAATCGGATTTTTACTTGATGTTGGTTTAGATTATCTGACCCTTGACCGACCTGTCAGAACCTTATCTGGTGGAGAAGCGCAACGTATTCGTTTGGCTACACAAATCGGAACACAGCTTGTCGGAGTGTTGTATATTTTGGACGAGCCAAGTATCGGACTTCATTCAAGAGATAATGTAAAATTGATTAAGGCATTGCAAGATTTGCGTGATTTGGGAAATACAGTAATTGTTGTAGAACACGATAAAGATATGATGTTGGCAGCCGATTATCTAATAGACATAGGACCAGGTGCAGGAAGACACGGAGGAAGAGTTGTAGAAGCAGGAACGCCAACCGAATTTTTGAAAGGAGACAGCACAACAGCGCAATATCTTAATGAACAAAAAAAGATTGAAGTACCGACAGAGCGTAGAAAAGGAAATGATAAAGAGCTCATTTTAAAAGGTGCAACAGGAAATAATTTGAGAAATGTAACGGCACATTTTCCACTCGGAAAAATGATTTGTGTTACAGGCGTTTCGGGTTCTGGGAAATCTACATTGATTCATGACACGCTTTATCCAATTCTGAACAAACATATTTATAGAGGTGTCAAAACGCCTTTAGACTATAAAGAAATTGAAGGATTAAAGAATATTGATAAGGTTATTGAAGTCGATCAATCGCCTATTGGTCGTACTCCTCGTTCGAATCCTGCTACTTATACAGGTGTTTTTACGGATATTCGTGCATTATTTACGCAGCTTCCAGAAGCAAAAGTAAGAGGTTACAAACCTGGTCGTTTTTCGTTTAATGTAAAAGGTGGACGTTGCGAAGAGTGCGAAGGCGCAGGAAGAAAACTTATAGAAATGGACTTTTTACCAGACGTTCATGTAGAATGTCCGATGTGTAAAGGAAAACGCTACAATAGAGAAACCTTAGAAATTCGCTTCAAAGGAAAATCTATTGCTGATGTATTGGAGATGAGTGTAGAAGAAGCTTCGGAGTTTTTTGCTAACCAACCTAATATTTTACGTAGAATCAAAACACTCAATGATGTTGGTTTGGGTTATATTACTTTAGGACAACACGCCACAACGCTTTCAGGTGGAGAGGCACAACGTGTAAAGCTTTCTAGTGAACTATCGAAAAAAGATACAGGAAAAACATTCTATATTCTTGATGAGCCAACAACAGGTTTGCACTTTAAAGACGTTCAGTTTTTGCTAGATGTTTTGAATAAGCTAGTAGGAAAAGGAAATACTGTTTTGGTCATTGAACACAATTTAGATGTCATCAAAATGGCTGATTGGATTATTGATTTAGGTATGGAAGGAGGCGCAGCAGGTGGACAGATTTTGGTAGAAGGAACGCCTGAAAAAGTAGCTAAAAACAAAAAAAGTTATACAGCTAAGTTTTTGAGAGAGGAGTTGAAGTAG